The following are encoded together in the Thalassomonas haliotis genome:
- a CDS encoding substrate-binding periplasmic protein, giving the protein MAKVMRHLTGFSAAYLLLTAFPLAAETLIVTLFSGDVPPYIMKVNGKRQGITIDLFTLLAKYTPHEYVLREAPVVRAMHEFDLGRIDIEPGVTPAWRKHRPVPGIYSIVYEEATDVIVFKEKNRFELNDVSDLYGKTIGVVRGYSYPGYDQAFASGKIKKVENSIEEHLLKQLALDRIEQIFLGYRTVLYFKKQGGLFQNLAIGDVVGRNSISLRLHPSKAHLLPGINAALKKMLDSGEIQAIFDKYQ; this is encoded by the coding sequence GTGGCTAAGGTTATGCGTCACCTGACTGGTTTTTCGGCAGCGTATTTGCTGCTAACCGCTTTCCCTCTGGCCGCTGAAACCTTGATCGTGACCCTGTTTTCCGGGGATGTGCCTCCCTATATCATGAAGGTAAATGGCAAGCGCCAGGGGATCACCATAGATTTGTTTACCCTGTTGGCCAAATATACCCCCCATGAATATGTTTTACGCGAAGCCCCGGTGGTGCGGGCAATGCATGAGTTTGACCTGGGACGGATAGATATAGAGCCGGGGGTGACGCCCGCCTGGCGCAAGCACAGGCCAGTACCGGGCATTTATAGCATAGTGTATGAAGAAGCTACGGATGTTATTGTTTTTAAGGAGAAAAACAGATTTGAGTTAAATGATGTCTCAGACCTTTATGGGAAAACCATCGGAGTTGTCCGCGGTTATTCTTATCCCGGATATGACCAGGCATTTGCCTCAGGTAAAATAAAAAAAGTGGAAAACAGCATAGAAGAGCATCTGCTGAAACAGCTGGCGCTGGACAGGATAGAGCAGATTTTTTTGGGATACCGTACCGTGTTATATTTTAAAAAACAGGGGGGGCTCTTTCAAAATTTAGCCATAGGGGATGTCGTCGGCCGCAACAGCATCAGTTTACGTCTGCACCCGAGTAAAGCCCACTTGTT
- a CDS encoding PEP/pyruvate-binding domain-containing protein, with amino-acid sequence MSANTPVKIQGEYSCRFTELADNSNLHLVENLDEQQRVIAKMSEAGLLGEARPGFVIGTRLFHDFIGHNELDEAIRQLVLEYSYGVETLSSASSAIRALIGKGQFTPAQKEAVTCACQQLMAELTQPALMVKSFVPESGREAYGFVAHQECELSAICPQSLLQACIDCFAALYNDAAILYREEQGINAPQLVICVSAPG; translated from the coding sequence ATGTCTGCAAATACCCCGGTGAAAATACAGGGCGAATATAGCTGCCGGTTTACGGAACTTGCCGATAACAGCAATTTGCATCTGGTGGAAAATCTAGATGAGCAGCAGCGGGTGATTGCCAAAATGTCTGAGGCCGGACTGTTAGGTGAAGCGAGGCCAGGTTTTGTTATCGGTACCCGGTTATTCCACGATTTTATCGGCCACAATGAACTTGATGAAGCCATCAGGCAGCTGGTGCTGGAATATTCCTACGGGGTTGAAACCTTATCGTCGGCCTCCTCGGCTATCCGCGCGCTGATCGGCAAAGGGCAATTTACCCCGGCGCAAAAAGAGGCTGTTACCTGTGCCTGCCAGCAGCTGATGGCAGAGCTGACACAGCCGGCACTTATGGTGAAAAGCTTTGTTCCCGAAAGCGGCCGTGAGGCTTATGGCTTTGTCGCCCACCAGGAATGCGAGTTATCGGCTATTTGCCCGCAGAGCCTGCTTCAGGCCTGTATAGACTGTTTTGCTGCCCTGTATAACGATGCCGCTATTCTTTACCGGGAAGAGCAGGGGATAAATGCCCCGCAGCTGGTGATCTGTGTCAGTGCCCCGGGTTAG
- a CDS encoding ribose-phosphate diphosphokinase, whose amino-acid sequence MALVLGFDDYWQGANMLAAELDFPCAKVAVHHFPDGESKITLPAELPETVVICRSLHRPNEKLLELVLTAETARAMGVKRLLLAAPYLCYMRQDIAFHPGEAVSQKIIGQLLAQYFNDVITVDPHLHRIDTLKQAVPANHAVSLKATEPMAQYLRKNFVNPVIVGPDEESRQWVSAVAGVYDWEFYIAEKQRFDDHEVEVNLQQLTPDGRDLVIIDDIASTGGTLVQTARQLRMFNPASLSVIVTHAFFIGNAMSELKKAGVHNIWSSDAIPHQSNVFSVIAVVAKAVKALLV is encoded by the coding sequence GTGGCATTGGTATTAGGATTTGATGATTACTGGCAGGGGGCCAATATGCTGGCAGCCGAGCTTGACTTCCCCTGCGCAAAGGTTGCCGTGCATCATTTTCCGGACGGCGAGTCTAAAATCACCTTACCCGCTGAGTTACCCGAGACGGTGGTTATTTGTCGCAGTCTGCACCGGCCGAATGAAAAGTTGCTGGAATTAGTTTTGACGGCCGAGACCGCCAGGGCCATGGGAGTAAAAAGGTTGTTGCTGGCAGCCCCTTATCTTTGTTATATGCGCCAGGATATCGCTTTTCACCCGGGAGAAGCCGTCAGCCAAAAAATTATCGGCCAATTGTTGGCGCAATATTTTAATGATGTTATTACGGTTGACCCCCATCTGCACCGTATCGATACCCTTAAACAGGCGGTGCCGGCAAACCATGCGGTTAGCTTAAAGGCCACAGAGCCCATGGCGCAATACCTGAGAAAAAACTTTGTCAATCCCGTGATCGTCGGCCCGGATGAAGAGTCCAGGCAGTGGGTCAGTGCGGTTGCCGGTGTTTATGACTGGGAGTTTTATATTGCCGAGAAACAGCGTTTTGATGACCATGAGGTAGAAGTAAACTTGCAGCAGTTAACCCCGGATGGCCGCGACCTGGTGATCATTGACGATATCGCCAGCACCGGCGGCACCTTAGTGCAGACGGCGCGTCAGCTGAGGATGTTTAATCCCGCCTCCTTGTCCGTGATTGTCACCCATGCTTTTTTTATCGGCAATGCCATGAGTGAACTGAAAAAGGCCGGGGTGCATAATATCTGGAGCTCGGATGCCATCCCGCATCAGAGCAATGTTTTCAGCGTTATCGCTGTTGTTGCCAAAGCCGTTAAAGCCTTGCTGGTGTAA
- a CDS encoding thymidine phosphorylase family protein, with amino-acid sequence MLKLKSVAIDTYKENVAYLHRDCPLYCSEGFQALMKIEISVKNGDRTVIAVLNIVNDNSIIDIDELGLSVQAFGQLGQKQGVPAYIAPARVPVSLAEVRKKIAGETLTKKSFKLITRDISENRYSKMEIAAFLVACSHSGLEREEVLYLTQAMVASGKKLSWDGSLVVDKHCIGGIPGNRTTMIIVPIIAAHGMLIPKTSSRAITSPAGTADTMEMLAKVDISNEEMQQVVQQHRGMLAWGGTAKLAPVDDILISVERPLSMDSSSQLVASILAKKIAAGSSHLLIDIPVGPTAKVHHTREAQKLRKMFEYVGDRLGIFIEVILTNGSQPIGNGIGPALEARDVMQVLKNQPDAPGDLREKSLRLAGRILEFDPDVRGGQGYSIARDILESGRALEKMQDIIRAQGELLPEQTRTPRVFEVRCQQAGYVHQIDNLQLAKIASLAGAPIDKYAGVDLLCKTGDKVEQGDILYKIYACFESDFQFATELATQKNGYSIYPREPAEPEMFLV; translated from the coding sequence ATGCTCAAACTCAAATCTGTCGCCATCGATACCTATAAAGAAAATGTTGCCTACTTACACCGGGATTGTCCCTTATATTGCAGTGAAGGCTTTCAGGCGCTGATGAAAATTGAGATCTCGGTAAAAAACGGCGACCGGACGGTGATTGCCGTACTCAATATTGTCAATGATAACTCTATTATCGATATCGATGAACTGGGTTTAAGCGTGCAGGCATTTGGGCAACTGGGGCAGAAGCAAGGGGTCCCGGCTTATATTGCTCCCGCCAGGGTGCCTGTGTCCCTGGCAGAAGTGCGCAAGAAAATTGCCGGTGAGACCTTAACTAAAAAAAGCTTTAAACTCATCACCCGGGATATTTCGGAAAACCGCTATTCGAAAATGGAGATCGCGGCTTTTTTGGTGGCTTGCAGCCATTCCGGGCTAGAGCGTGAAGAAGTTTTGTATTTGACCCAGGCCATGGTGGCTTCGGGAAAAAAACTTTCCTGGGACGGCTCTTTGGTGGTGGATAAACACTGTATCGGCGGTATCCCGGGAAACCGCACCACTATGATAATTGTGCCGATTATTGCCGCCCACGGTATGCTGATCCCGAAAACCTCCAGCCGGGCCATTACCTCCCCCGCCGGTACCGCAGATACCATGGAGATGCTGGCGAAAGTGGATATCAGCAATGAAGAGATGCAGCAGGTGGTACAACAGCACAGGGGCATGCTGGCCTGGGGCGGTACGGCTAAACTGGCGCCGGTTGACGATATTTTAATTTCGGTGGAACGGCCGTTGTCTATGGACTCTTCCAGCCAGCTGGTGGCATCTATTCTGGCCAAAAAAATTGCCGCCGGTTCAAGCCATTTATTGATAGATATTCCCGTCGGCCCCACGGCGAAAGTACACCATACCCGCGAAGCCCAGAAGTTACGTAAAATGTTTGAATATGTCGGCGACCGCTTGGGAATTTTTATTGAGGTGATCTTAACCAATGGCAGCCAGCCTATCGGCAACGGCATAGGCCCGGCGCTGGAGGCGCGCGATGTTATGCAAGTGTTAAAAAATCAGCCGGATGCCCCCGGGGATTTAAGGGAAAAGTCCCTGCGCCTTGCCGGCCGTATCCTGGAGTTTGATCCCGATGTCAGGGGCGGGCAGGGGTATTCCATTGCCCGGGATATACTGGAGTCGGGACGGGCGTTAGAAAAAATGCAGGATATCATCCGGGCCCAGGGGGAGTTGCTGCCTGAGCAAACCCGGACGCCGCGGGTATTTGAAGTGCGCTGTCAACAAGCGGGATATGTACACCAAATCGATAATCTGCAACTGGCAAAAATAGCCAGTCTGGCGGGGGCGCCGATAGATAAATATGCCGGGGTCGATCTGTTATGTAAAACCGGCGATAAAGTGGAGCAGGGGGACATTCTCTATAAAATTTATGCCTGTTTTGAGAGTGACTTCCAATTTGCCACTGAGCTGGCGACACAAAAAAATGGCTACAGCATTTACCCCCGGGAGCCGGCGGAGCCGGAAATGTTTTTGGTATAG
- a CDS encoding Hsp20/alpha crystallin family protein — protein MTALHDIREGLGRAWDSVSEGWLHLYRRCKSALTHFDNNSREVSASSNGSQRLNWGLLSTDLMDDGGSLRLTMEIPGLEKGDIRVSVEDDRLIISGSKQLQEEHHQGKYHIMECAYGSFQRRIPLPASVDEAKVEASYKNGILRLSLPKKAQSSRVEIAVK, from the coding sequence ATGACAGCTTTACACGATATAAGAGAAGGTCTGGGCCGGGCCTGGGATTCTGTCTCGGAAGGATGGCTGCATCTGTACCGGCGTTGTAAAAGCGCCTTGACCCATTTTGATAATAACTCCCGGGAAGTTTCTGCATCCTCTAACGGCAGTCAACGCCTTAACTGGGGGTTATTAAGCACCGACCTGATGGACGACGGCGGCAGTTTGCGCCTGACCATGGAAATTCCCGGGCTGGAAAAAGGCGATATCCGTGTCAGCGTTGAAGATGACCGGTTGATCATCAGCGGTAGCAAGCAATTGCAGGAAGAACATCACCAGGGCAAGTATCATATTATGGAATGTGCCTACGGCAGCTTTCAGCGGCGTATCCCTTTGCCGGCCAGCGTAGATGAGGCCAAGGTGGAAGCGAGCTATAAAAACGGTATTTTACGCTTGAGTTTGCCGAAAAAAGCGCAAAGTTCCAGGGTGGAAATTGCAGTGAAATAA
- a CDS encoding Hsp20/alpha crystallin family protein yields MATQANNAPEKTLLTPALDIFEQENQVTIIAELPGVNNDNVNIQLQDQILTIEGVIALATADGEQQGHEEVTSPYYATSLQLGRDLDSENIGADFKDGLLTVKIAKKAWSQPYKIDVKFT; encoded by the coding sequence ATGGCAACTCAAGCAAACAACGCACCTGAAAAGACCTTGTTGACCCCGGCGCTGGATATCTTTGAGCAGGAAAACCAGGTAACCATTATTGCCGAACTGCCGGGGGTGAATAATGATAACGTAAATATTCAGCTACAAGATCAAATCCTGACCATAGAAGGGGTGATTGCCCTGGCCACCGCCGACGGCGAGCAACAAGGCCATGAAGAGGTTACTTCCCCCTATTATGCCACCAGCTTGCAACTGGGGCGGGATCTGGACAGTGAAAATATCGGGGCAGATTTCAAAGACGGCTTGCTGACGGTGAAAATAGCCAAAAAAGCCTGGTCACAGCCCTATAAGATTGATGTCAAGTTTACCTAA
- a CDS encoding Hsp20/alpha crystallin family protein — MVFSRRRFWPESAFLPNDLEHWFGKDYLPAHVRDSQVSFPAVNLEVSPKSYDYYVFVPGLDKAKTDITLDKNLLTVQGESPVLIPREEGVTVYRRERRTGKFSKSLKLAKDCSLNNISASYSLGVLHIKVPRLAHTSPEKITIT; from the coding sequence ATGGTGTTTTCACGAAGACGTTTTTGGCCGGAGTCGGCTTTTCTCCCCAATGATCTCGAACATTGGTTCGGCAAAGATTATTTACCTGCACATGTGCGTGACAGCCAGGTGAGCTTTCCGGCAGTAAATCTGGAAGTTTCCCCAAAAAGTTACGACTATTATGTTTTTGTGCCGGGCCTGGATAAGGCAAAAACAGATATTACCCTGGATAAAAACCTGCTAACGGTGCAAGGGGAGAGCCCGGTTCTGATCCCCCGTGAAGAGGGCGTCACTGTGTATCGCAGGGAAAGGAGAACGGGAAAATTTTCCAAGTCACTGAAACTGGCCAAAGATTGCAGCCTTAACAATATCAGCGCCAGCTATTCCCTCGGAGTCTTGCATATCAAGGTCCCGCGCCTTGCCCATACAAGTCCTGAAAAAATTACTATTACTTAG
- a CDS encoding aminotransferase, producing MKIKAFGVELWMNEYENNCLYNLAETCVESLTLDELLTMAGKKDTIMAELLAMKMTYGAIEGSDRLRDNVAGLYQNQQRDNVLITHGAIGANALVHTTLVAPGDRVISVLPTYQQHYSIPQCYGADVQILKLREENNFLPDLEELKALITDNTCLIAINNPNNPTGSLMDEAMLNAIAEIARSCDAYLLCDEVYRGTDQQGDGFTASVADLYEKGISTASMSKSFSLAGLRLGWITGPQDLLEQVAIHRDYNTISVGLLDEHFAAIALENREAILARSRKITRENLALLDAWVAKEPLISYIKPKSATVALLKYDLEMGSREFCVKLLAAKGVMFTPGSVMDMEGYVRIGFANNPEVLATGLAKVSEFLAELQT from the coding sequence ATGAAAATTAAGGCCTTCGGCGTTGAGCTCTGGATGAACGAATATGAAAACAACTGCCTGTACAATTTAGCGGAAACTTGTGTCGAGTCGTTAACACTGGATGAGCTGCTGACCATGGCCGGTAAAAAAGACACTATCATGGCCGAGCTGTTAGCCATGAAAATGACCTATGGTGCGATCGAAGGCAGTGACAGGTTACGGGATAATGTCGCCGGTTTATATCAAAACCAGCAGCGGGATAATGTGCTTATTACCCATGGCGCTATCGGCGCCAATGCCCTGGTGCATACCACTTTGGTTGCTCCCGGCGACCGGGTGATTTCGGTGTTGCCCACCTATCAGCAGCATTATTCCATTCCCCAATGCTACGGCGCCGATGTACAAATCCTGAAATTAAGGGAAGAAAATAACTTTTTGCCGGATCTTGAAGAATTAAAGGCCCTGATCACCGACAATACCTGCCTTATTGCCATCAATAATCCCAATAACCCCACGGGTTCCCTGATGGATGAAGCTATGCTTAACGCCATAGCGGAAATAGCCCGCAGCTGTGATGCCTACCTGTTATGCGATGAAGTTTACCGGGGGACAGATCAGCAGGGGGATGGTTTTACCGCCTCAGTGGCAGATCTCTATGAAAAAGGCATCAGCACCGCCAGCATGTCGAAATCTTTTTCCCTGGCGGGATTGCGCCTTGGCTGGATAACCGGTCCGCAGGACTTACTGGAACAGGTGGCTATCCACAGGGACTATAATACCATCAGCGTCGGTTTGCTCGATGAGCACTTTGCCGCCATCGCCCTGGAAAACCGTGAGGCTATCCTCGCCCGCAGCCGGAAAATAACCCGGGAGAACTTGGCGCTGCTGGATGCCTGGGTGGCAAAAGAGCCGCTGATTTCTTATATCAAACCAAAAAGCGCCACCGTCGCTTTATTGAAATACGACCTGGAGATGGGCTCCCGCGAGTTTTGTGTCAAACTGCTGGCGGCCAAAGGGGTGATGTTTACTCCCGGCAGTGTGATGGATATGGAAGGTTATGTGCGCATAGGTTTTGCCAATAATCCCGAGGTTCTGGCCACAGGTTTAGCAAAAGTCTCCGAGTTTTTAGCCGAACTGCAAACTTAA
- a CDS encoding ornithine cyclodeaminase family protein encodes MNSHISKSVSHNQPPVILQQDQVGSLLPLLDVKSELTAMFRSLGQSYAVQPPQTLTLLPQDAGDFITYSGAMAEQEVFGAKLSPYLVTENAPVITAWTSLMSQRTGQPLLWCDSALLTTQRTAGTTALAVDYLAKPQSRELAIIGSGAIAQAHLRHVKGLRQWQNIRVYSPSMAGNEKRQAEFIAIDERVVFCTSSEACVKDADVVMLCTSSGTPVVKNEQLSPGALVTSISTNVANAHEVSPSLLLNAEVYCDYKATTPGSAGEMVLAETELSWDRQEIKGDLPDLVTANCPLPDFSKVVFFRSIGLGLEDIAMAYGLWKVLQNQQG; translated from the coding sequence ATGAATTCTCATATCAGCAAGTCTGTCAGCCACAACCAGCCACCGGTTATTTTGCAGCAAGACCAGGTGGGATCCCTGTTACCTTTGCTGGATGTAAAAAGCGAACTAACCGCTATGTTTCGCAGCCTGGGGCAAAGTTATGCGGTACAGCCTCCGCAAACGCTTACCCTGTTGCCTCAAGATGCCGGTGACTTTATCACTTACTCAGGTGCCATGGCAGAGCAAGAAGTTTTTGGTGCTAAGCTCTCTCCCTACCTGGTCACCGAAAACGCCCCGGTGATCACCGCCTGGACCAGCCTGATGTCTCAGCGCACCGGTCAGCCGCTGTTATGGTGTGACTCTGCCTTGTTGACCACGCAGCGCACCGCGGGAACAACGGCGCTGGCGGTAGATTATTTGGCTAAGCCCCAGAGTCGCGAGCTGGCAATCATAGGCAGCGGCGCCATTGCCCAGGCGCATTTACGGCATGTTAAAGGTTTACGCCAATGGCAAAATATCCGGGTATATTCCCCTTCGATGGCTGGCAACGAAAAGCGACAGGCCGAATTTATTGCCATCGATGAAAGAGTGGTTTTCTGCACTTCGAGCGAGGCTTGTGTAAAAGATGCCGATGTGGTGATGCTCTGTACCTCTTCCGGCACCCCTGTGGTGAAAAATGAACAGCTTTCTCCCGGTGCTTTAGTCACTTCCATCAGCACCAATGTCGCTAATGCCCACGAAGTGTCGCCGTCTTTGCTGCTTAATGCCGAGGTTTACTGCGACTATAAAGCGACAACTCCCGGCAGTGCCGGTGAAATGGTACTGGCAGAGACAGAGTTAAGCTGGGACAGGCAAGAAATCAAAGGGGATCTGCCCGACTTAGTGACAGCTAACTGTCCCTTACCTGATTTTAGCAAAGTTGTCTTTTTCCGCTCGATAGGGCTGGGACTGGAAGATATCGCCATGGCTTACGGCCTGTGGAAGGTATTGCAAAATCAGCAAGGATAA
- a CDS encoding helix-turn-helix transcriptional regulator gives MTNNNKTTNAEMLKQRYAAVADGIALLFSGYAEIVIHDLASQSVVYIANNISKRRLGDASALEEVDFSQTSDVIGPYEKLNWDGHKIRSTSVVLRGDNGEAAGMLCINMSIGAFEAAKEMLALFLGSNNVIPQPEILFHDDWQERINTFTHTWLKEHKLSINILTHANKRQLVEALFHQGAFNGKSAANYIANILNMGRATVFKYLKEIKQQA, from the coding sequence ATGACAAATAACAACAAAACAACAAATGCCGAAATGTTAAAGCAGAGATATGCAGCAGTTGCAGACGGCATTGCCTTATTGTTTTCCGGTTACGCCGAAATCGTGATCCATGATTTAGCCAGCCAAAGCGTGGTGTACATTGCCAATAACATTTCCAAACGCCGGCTCGGCGATGCCTCGGCACTGGAGGAAGTGGATTTTAGCCAAACAAGTGATGTCATCGGCCCCTATGAAAAATTAAACTGGGACGGCCACAAGATACGCTCGACCAGCGTGGTATTACGTGGCGATAACGGCGAGGCCGCCGGCATGTTATGCATCAATATGTCTATCGGCGCCTTTGAAGCCGCCAAAGAGATGTTAGCGCTGTTTCTGGGGAGCAATAACGTCATTCCCCAGCCGGAAATCCTCTTTCACGATGACTGGCAGGAGCGCATCAATACCTTTACCCATACCTGGTTAAAGGAGCACAAGCTCAGTATCAACATACTCACCCATGCCAACAAACGCCAACTGGTTGAAGCCCTGTTCCATCAGGGGGCTTTTAACGGTAAAAGCGCCGCCAACTATATTGCCAATATACTCAATATGGGACGGGCGACGGTTTTTAAGTATTTAAAGGAAATAAAACAGCAGGCTTAG
- a CDS encoding dicarboxylate/amino acid:cation symporter produces the protein MNLVVKLIAGIIAGMLIGLYGPDFLIQLTFTGQTLIGQLIKFTIPLIILFYIASGIASLPQGSGSLLGKTVGLAYGSTIVAGTLAFLVASNILPGLMSGEAIVAAEEGEKLKGFIDISIPPLFEVMTALALAFILGIGISATNAKLLRGGINEARDIVEVLLGKVIIPALPFYIAGVFAEMTVDGTALATLETFAVVLLLALIMHWIWITVLYITTGIALGKSPLFLLKNMLPAYFTALGTMSSAATIPVSLKANKANQVKDGIANFTVPLCASIHLSGSTITIVTCATAVMLLTPELALPGLGGMIGFILMLGVTMIAAPGAPGGAVMSALGLLGSMLGFTDAALALMIALYLAQDSFGTACNVTGDGAIALWVDKFAGEEGQLMTAGTQQSES, from the coding sequence ATGAATTTGGTGGTTAAACTCATTGCCGGTATTATCGCCGGTATGCTGATAGGGTTATACGGACCCGATTTCCTTATTCAGCTGACGTTCACCGGTCAAACCCTGATCGGCCAGCTGATTAAGTTCACTATTCCCCTGATTATCCTGTTTTATATTGCCAGCGGTATTGCCTCCTTGCCCCAGGGCTCAGGTTCGTTACTGGGGAAAACCGTAGGTCTGGCCTATGGCTCCACTATAGTGGCTGGCACCCTGGCCTTTTTGGTGGCCAGTAATATCTTGCCCGGTTTGATGTCCGGTGAAGCGATTGTTGCGGCTGAAGAAGGGGAGAAGCTGAAAGGTTTTATCGATATCAGCATACCGCCGCTGTTTGAAGTGATGACGGCGCTGGCGCTGGCTTTTATTCTCGGTATCGGCATCAGTGCCACCAATGCCAAATTGCTGCGCGGCGGCATCAATGAAGCAAGGGATATTGTTGAAGTCTTGCTCGGCAAAGTCATTATTCCTGCCTTGCCGTTTTATATTGCCGGTGTTTTTGCAGAAATGACGGTTGACGGTACGGCACTGGCTACCTTAGAAACGTTTGCCGTGGTACTGCTGCTTGCTCTGATCATGCACTGGATTTGGATCACTGTTTTATATATCACTACGGGTATCGCTCTGGGTAAATCTCCGCTGTTTTTGCTGAAAAATATGCTGCCGGCTTATTTTACCGCATTGGGGACCATGTCGAGTGCCGCGACGATTCCGGTATCGCTTAAGGCGAATAAGGCCAATCAGGTCAAAGACGGTATTGCCAACTTTACCGTGCCTTTATGCGCCTCTATCCATTTAAGCGGCTCAACCATCACAATCGTTACCTGTGCGACCGCTGTGATGTTGTTGACACCCGAACTCGCCTTGCCTGGCTTGGGCGGCATGATTGGCTTTATTTTAATGCTGGGTGTAACCATGATAGCGGCCCCGGGCGCCCCGGGTGGTGCGGTTATGTCTGCATTGGGCCTGCTGGGCAGTATGTTGGGCTTTACCGATGCGGCGCTGGCGTTGATGATTGCCTTATACCTGGCCCAGGACAGCTTCGGTACCGCCTGTAATGTGACCGGCGATGGTGCTATTGCCTTGTGGGTCGATAAGTTTGCCGGTGAAGAAGGCCAGTTAATGACGGCCGGGACACAGCAAAGCGAAAGCTGA
- the tilS gene encoding tRNA lysidine(34) synthetase TilS has translation MSLIEQTLENFFLGYPDQPVVIAYSGGVDSQVLLHALARLTRAKRLDNPLTVCHINHGLSENAALWQQSAELECQKLGLELICRQVTLELASSQSLEALAREARYQALQQLAPKGALIITGHHSDDQGETLLLALKRGAGLKGLSAMACVSALAEHTLVRPLLAIRRQEIEAYARQHHLDWIEDESNSDTRFDRNFIRHQIMPLLSGRWPSIVATMARSSEHCREGQQLLTELAQEDLARAILSARSLSVSELKKLSRARFNNLLRYFLEQHKCLMPSAEQLNQVYVQLGAPADKTPAVKMAQVWLRRYRDGLYLTGDFKDIGSWQYRVELAPGGEVITIELPDHLGGLSFASSPDKVLAVHGLNPAKQESVQESKQERKTLYLRPPQASEPVTVKFSHQNPKCLPDYRQHSRPLKKVLQELALPPWVRLRIPFIYYGETLVAAAGYFVCKDYLAENPGENNRAYIKVNWREQ, from the coding sequence ATGTCATTAATCGAACAGACACTGGAAAACTTCTTTCTCGGCTACCCGGATCAGCCTGTGGTGATAGCCTACAGCGGCGGTGTTGACTCGCAAGTCTTGTTACATGCCCTGGCCAGGTTAACCCGGGCTAAACGCCTGGATAATCCGCTAACGGTTTGTCATATCAACCATGGCCTGAGTGAAAACGCCGCTTTGTGGCAACAAAGCGCCGAGCTTGAATGCCAAAAGCTTGGACTTGAGCTGATATGCCGGCAAGTGACCTTAGAGCTTGCTTCCTCGCAAAGTCTGGAAGCCCTGGCCCGGGAGGCCAGGTACCAAGCTTTACAGCAGCTTGCGCCTAAAGGGGCCTTGATCATCACAGGACATCACAGTGACGACCAGGGAGAAACCCTGCTGCTGGCGTTAAAGCGGGGCGCCGGGTTAAAAGGCCTGTCTGCCATGGCTTGTGTCTCTGCGCTGGCAGAGCATACTTTAGTACGGCCGCTGCTGGCGATAAGGCGGCAGGAGATTGAAGCTTATGCCAGGCAGCATCACCTGGACTGGATAGAGGATGAGTCTAACAGCGATACCCGCTTTGACCGCAACTTTATCCGCCATCAAATCATGCCGCTGCTGAGCGGGCGCTGGCCGTCAATTGTTGCTACTATGGCGCGCAGCAGCGAACACTGCCGTGAAGGCCAGCAATTATTGACCGAGCTGGCACAAGAGGACTTGGCACGGGCGATATTGTCGGCCAGGTCTTTATCTGTGTCTGAATTGAAAAAACTCTCCCGGGCGAGATTCAACAACCTGCTGCGTTATTTTCTTGAACAACACAAATGTTTGATGCCCAGCGCCGAGCAGCTTAACCAGGTTTATGTACAGCTTGGCGCCCCGGCGGATAAAACACCGGCAGTAAAAATGGCACAAGTCTGGCTGCGCCGTTACCGCGACGGCTTATACCTGACCGGTGACTTTAAGGATATCGGCAGCTGGCAGTACCGGGTGGAGCTGGCTCCTGGTGGGGAGGTGATAACAATCGAGTTGCCGGACCATCTGGGGGGATTAAGTTTTGCATCTTCGCCCGATAAGGTGCTTGCTGTGCATGGTCTCAACCCGGCTAAGCAGGAAAGTGTGCAGGAAAGTAAGCAGGAAAGAAAAACCTTATACTTGCGCCCGCCGCAGGCATCTGAGCCGGTGACGGTAAAATTCAGCCATCAAAACCCCAAATGCCTGCCTGATTATCGCCAGCACAGCCGGCCGCTGAAAAAAGTGCTACAGGAGCTGGCATTGCCTCCCTGGGTACGATTGCGTATTCCTTTTATTTATTACGGGGAAACGCTAGTGGCGGCAGCCGGTTACTTTGTCTGTAAAGATTACCTTGCAGAAAATCCCGGGGAAAATAACCGTGCTTATATCAAGGTTAACTGGCGGGAACAATAA